From Hippoglossus stenolepis isolate QCI-W04-F060 chromosome 19, HSTE1.2, whole genome shotgun sequence, the proteins below share one genomic window:
- the pld1b gene encoding phospholipase D1 isoform X1, which produces MLQHSEPTSSTLQLVANDMTEIMETLDTRELDLEDGEYDTADTNVAAEHLPFKVIYHTVGFKESQAKVFLSSPITAKILEVERFTSAQDRFNITAQRSVNKSLPAVFKIELKHGEFTWLVKRKEKHFMDLHRELRTYKTFMRLPLPSRSHTIKRHTGERSEVRQIPNLPRGGGDELAREEQVSSRRKQLEDYLNKLLKMPMYRNYHATMEFIDVSQLSFIHDLGPKGLEGMVLKRSGGHRIPGLNCCGRSNICYHWSKRWLVVKDSFLVYMKPDSGAISFVMLVDKEFGIKMDSKDTETTHGVRVDSLSRSLVLKCSSYRHARWWGQSLEGFVQKHGAAFLTDHRFGSFARQEENIPAKWYVNGKTYMEDVADALEEAKEEIFITDWWLSPEIFLKRPVVEGNRWRLDCVLKRKAQQGVKVFVMLYKEVELALGINSGYSKRTLRHLHPNIKVMRHPDHVSSAVYLWAHHEKIIIIDQSVAFVSGIDLAYGRWDDREHRLTDVGSVTLSHLEQASSASSSNAAPPNGSGAVSQSNGKSIFTVTDSVDQPKLKSQGRMKRTKFSIRRHLQKHGLAQVDSDSDLETEESSGSVRTGVGELFGNTRFWHGKDYCNFVYRDWIQLEKPFDDFIDRHTTPRMPWHDIASVVHGSAARDVARHFIQRWNFTKLVKPKYRSLSFPYLLPKSHTTAGEQRYQVPDCIPTRVQILRSASDWSAGIKYHEESIHNAYVHAIKNSQHFVYIENQFFISCADNRHVFNKIGDAIAERIIRAYREGKRYRVYVVTPLLPGFEGDINTGGGSAIQAVMHFNYRTMNRGEHSIISQLRKEMGDQWMNYISIAGLRTHAELEGKLVTELIYVHSKMLIADDNTVIIGSANINDRSMLGKRDSEVAVIVEDSETVAAVMDGQPYQAGRYGLQLRLECFRMILGAFTDASIDVSDPISDHFYKEVWMATCARNATIYQKVFRCLPSSDVRNILELEGYLAKEGLEKEDPARAREELRKIRGFLVQFPLQFLCEQNLLPPIGSKEAMVPMEVWT; this is translated from the exons ATGCTGCAGCATTCCGAACCAACTTCCAGCACCCTGCAGCTGGTGGCCAATGATATGACCGAAATCATGGAGACGCTCGACACCCGCGAGCTGGACCTGGAAGACGGAGAGTACGACACGGCGGACACCAACGTGGCAG CGGAGCATTTGCCTTTCAAGGTGATCTACCACACTGTGGGTTTCAAGGAGTCCCAGGCCAAAGTCTTCCTGTCGTCTCCCATCACGGCCAAGATCCTTGAGGTGGAGCGCTTCACGTCCGCCCAGGACCGCTTCAACATCACGGCGCAGAGGAGTGTCAACAAG TCACTGCCAGCGGTGTTTAAGATCGAGCTGAAACACGGGGAGTTCACATGGCtggtgaagaggaaggagaaacacTTCATGGATCTGCACCGAGAGCTCAGGACGTACAAAACCTTCATGAGGCTGCCGCTGCCGTCACGCAG CCACACAATAAAGCGGCACACGGGGGAGAGGAGTGAGGTGAGGCAGATTCCGAACCTTCCCAGAGGAGGCGGAGACGAGCTGGCCAGAGAGGAGCAAGTGTCCAGTCGCAGG AAACAATTGGAAGATTACTTGAACAAGCTGCTAAAGATGCCGATGTACAGGAACTACCATGCCACG atgGAGTTCATTGATGTCAGTCAACTGTCCTTCATCCACGACCTGGGACCAAAGGGCCT AGAAGGGATGGTGCTGAAGCGATCCGGCGGACATCGTATCCCCGGGTTGAACTGCTGTGGTCGCAGCAACATCTGCTACCACTGGTCCAAACG CTGGCTGGTGGTGAAGGACTCCTTCCTGGTCTACATGAAGCCGGATTCAGGTGCCATCTCCTTTGTGATGCTGGTTGACAAAGAGTTCGGCATTAAGATGGACTCCAAAGACACGGAGACCACACATGGTGTCCGTGTCGACAGCCTGTCCAG GTCTCTGGTGCTGAAGTGCAGCAGCTACCGACACGCCCGCTGGTGGGGTCAGTCACTGGAAGGCTTCGTCCAGAAGCACGGCGCGGCCTTCCTCACCGACCACCGCTTCGGATCCTTCGCCAGGCAGGAAGAGAACATCCCCGCCAAGTG GTACGTGAATGGGAAAACATACATGGAGGACGTAGCAGATGCTCTTGAAGAAGCCAAAGAGGAAATATTCATCACAGATtggtg GCTGAGTCCAGAGATCTTCCTGAAGAGACCCGTCGTTGAAGGCAACCGCTGGCGTCTGGATTGCGTCTTGAAACGCAAAGCG CAACAAGGAGTTAAGGTCTTTGTGATGCTGTACAAGGAGGTGGAGTTGGCGCTGGGCATCAACTCGGGCTACAGCAAGAGGACGCTGCGGCACCTCCACCCCAACATCAAG GTGATGCGTCACCCAGACCACGTCTCCTCCGCCGTCTACCTGTGGGCGCATCACGAGAAGATCATCATCATCGACCAATCCGTGGCCTTCGTGAGCGGGATAGACCTGGCGTACGGACGCTGGGACGACAGGGAGCACCGGCTGACGGACGTCGGGAGCGTGACGCTTTCTCACCTGGAGCAG GcgagctccgcctcctccagTAACGCTGCCCCACCCAACGGCAGCGGCGCCGTTTCCCAGAGCAACGGGAAAAGCATTTTCACCGTGACGGACTCTGTGGACCAGCCCAAGCTGAAGAGTCaggggaggatgaagaggaccAAGTTCAGCATCAGGagacacctgcagaaacacggCCTGGCTCAGGTCGACAGCGACAGCGACCTGGAGACTGAAGAGA GTAGCGGCTCGGTGCGGACCGGGGTCGGAGAGCTGTTTGGAAACACACGCTTCTGGCACGGAAAAGATTACTGCAACTTCGTGTACAGGGACTGGATTCAGCTGGAAAAACCCTTCGATG ATTTCAtcgacagacacacaactccCAGAATGCCTTGGCACGACATCGCGTCGGTGGTTCACGGCAGCGCAGCTCGGGACGTGGCCAGACACTTCATCCAGCGGTGGAACTTCAccaag CTCGTGAAGCCGAAGTACCGCTCGCTGTCGTTCCCCTATCTGCTGCCCAAGTCTCACACCACAGCAGGAGAGCAGCGCTACCAAGTCCCCGACTGCATCCCCACCAGAGTACAG atccTCCGCTCGGCCTCAGACTGGTCCGCCGGCATCAAATACCACGAGGAGTCCATCCACAACGCCTACGTCCACGCCATCAAGAACAGCCAACACTTCGTCTACATCGAG AATCAGTTCTTCATCAGCTGCGCAGATAACCGGCACGTTTTCAACAAGATAGGCGACGCTATTGCCGAGCGAATCATCAGAGCGtacag GGAGGGTAAAAGATACCGAGTGTACGTGGTGACGCCTCTGCTGCCAGGCTTTGAAGGAGACATCAACACAGGGGGGGGCAGCGCCATCCAGGCTGTCATGCACTTCAactacag GACCATGAACCGAGGAGAACACTCCATCATCTCCCAGCTCCGGAAAGAGA TGGGAGACCAGTGGATGAACTACATCTCCATCGCTGGTCTGCGGACTCATGCCGAGCTGGAGGGGAAACTCGTCACCGAGCTCATCTACGTGCACAGCAAGATGCTCATCGCCGACGACAACACCGTCATCATCG GCTCGGCCAACATCAACGACCGGAGCATGCTGGGGAAGAGGGACAGCGAGGTTGCGGTGATCGTGGAGGACTCGGAGACGGTTGCCGCGGTGATGGACGGGCAGCCGTACCAGGCTGGGAGATACGGTCTGCAGCTGCGTCTCGAGTGCTTCAG GATGATCCTCGGCGCCTTCACAGACGCCTCCATCGACGTCTCAGATCCCATCAGCGACCACTTCTACAAGGAGGTCTGGATGGCCACCTGCGCTCGCAACGCCACCATCTACCAGAAG GTTTTCCGCTGTCTGCCATCCAGCGACGTGCGTAACATCCTGGAGCTGGAGGGCTACCTGGCGAAGGAAGGCCTGGAGAAGGAGGACCCGGCCCGAGCCCGCGAGGAGCTGAGGAAGATTCGCGGCTTCCTGGTCCAGTTTCCTCTTCAGTTCCTGTGTGAGCAAAACCTGCTTCCTCCCATCGGCTCCAAGGAGGCCATGGTGCCGATGGAGGTCTGGACCTGA
- the pld1b gene encoding phospholipase D1 isoform X2, producing MLQHSEPTSSTLQLVANDMTEIMETLDTRELDLEDGEYDTADTNVAAEHLPFKVIYHTVGFKESQAKVFLSSPITAKILEVERFTSAQDRFNITAQRSVNKSLPAVFKIELKHGEFTWLVKRKEKHFMDLHRELRTYKTFMRLPLPSRSHTIKRHTGERSEVRQIPNLPRGGGDELAREEQVSSRRKQLEDYLNKLLKMPMYRNYHATMEFIDVSQLSFIHDLGPKGLEGMVLKRSGGHRIPGLNCCGRSNICYHWSKRWLVVKDSFLVYMKPDSGAISFVMLVDKEFGIKMDSKDTETTHGVRVDSLSRSLVLKCSSYRHARWWGQSLEGFVQKHGAAFLTDHRFGSFARQEENIPAKWYVNGKTYMEDVADALEEAKEEIFITDWWLSPEIFLKRPVVEGNRWRLDCVLKRKAQQGVKVFVMLYKEVELALGINSGYSKRTLRHLHPNIKVMRHPDHVSSAVYLWAHHEKIIIIDQSVAFVSGIDLAYGRWDDREHRLTDVGSVTLSHLEQASSASSSNAAPPNGSGAVSQSNGKSIFTVTDSVDQPKLKSQGRMKRTKFSIRRHLQKHGLAQVDSDSDLETEESWSNSVSSQHGLIPCRPAELRAAAPLGQCPAGSGSVRTGVGELFGNTRFWHGKDYCNFVYRDWIQLEKPFDDFIDRHTTPRMPWHDIASVVHGSAARDVARHFIQRWNFTKLVKPKYRSLSFPYLLPKSHTTAGEQRYQVPDCIPTRVQILRSASDWSAGIKYHEESIHNAYVHAIKNSQHFVYIENQFFISCADNRHVFNKIGDAIAERIIRAYREGKRYRVYVVTPLLPGFEGDINTGGGSAIQAVMHFNYRTMNRGEHSIISQLRKEMGDQWMNYISIAGLRTHAELEGKLVTELIYVHSKMLIADDNTVIIGSANINDRSMLGKRDSEVAVIVEDSETVAAVMDGQPYQAGRYGLQLRLECFRMILGAFTDASIDVSDPISDHFYKEVWMATCARNATIYQKVFRCLPSSDVRNILELEGYLAKEGLEKEDPARAREELRKIRGFLVQFPLQFLCEQNLLPPIGSKEAMVPMEVWT from the exons ATGCTGCAGCATTCCGAACCAACTTCCAGCACCCTGCAGCTGGTGGCCAATGATATGACCGAAATCATGGAGACGCTCGACACCCGCGAGCTGGACCTGGAAGACGGAGAGTACGACACGGCGGACACCAACGTGGCAG CGGAGCATTTGCCTTTCAAGGTGATCTACCACACTGTGGGTTTCAAGGAGTCCCAGGCCAAAGTCTTCCTGTCGTCTCCCATCACGGCCAAGATCCTTGAGGTGGAGCGCTTCACGTCCGCCCAGGACCGCTTCAACATCACGGCGCAGAGGAGTGTCAACAAG TCACTGCCAGCGGTGTTTAAGATCGAGCTGAAACACGGGGAGTTCACATGGCtggtgaagaggaaggagaaacacTTCATGGATCTGCACCGAGAGCTCAGGACGTACAAAACCTTCATGAGGCTGCCGCTGCCGTCACGCAG CCACACAATAAAGCGGCACACGGGGGAGAGGAGTGAGGTGAGGCAGATTCCGAACCTTCCCAGAGGAGGCGGAGACGAGCTGGCCAGAGAGGAGCAAGTGTCCAGTCGCAGG AAACAATTGGAAGATTACTTGAACAAGCTGCTAAAGATGCCGATGTACAGGAACTACCATGCCACG atgGAGTTCATTGATGTCAGTCAACTGTCCTTCATCCACGACCTGGGACCAAAGGGCCT AGAAGGGATGGTGCTGAAGCGATCCGGCGGACATCGTATCCCCGGGTTGAACTGCTGTGGTCGCAGCAACATCTGCTACCACTGGTCCAAACG CTGGCTGGTGGTGAAGGACTCCTTCCTGGTCTACATGAAGCCGGATTCAGGTGCCATCTCCTTTGTGATGCTGGTTGACAAAGAGTTCGGCATTAAGATGGACTCCAAAGACACGGAGACCACACATGGTGTCCGTGTCGACAGCCTGTCCAG GTCTCTGGTGCTGAAGTGCAGCAGCTACCGACACGCCCGCTGGTGGGGTCAGTCACTGGAAGGCTTCGTCCAGAAGCACGGCGCGGCCTTCCTCACCGACCACCGCTTCGGATCCTTCGCCAGGCAGGAAGAGAACATCCCCGCCAAGTG GTACGTGAATGGGAAAACATACATGGAGGACGTAGCAGATGCTCTTGAAGAAGCCAAAGAGGAAATATTCATCACAGATtggtg GCTGAGTCCAGAGATCTTCCTGAAGAGACCCGTCGTTGAAGGCAACCGCTGGCGTCTGGATTGCGTCTTGAAACGCAAAGCG CAACAAGGAGTTAAGGTCTTTGTGATGCTGTACAAGGAGGTGGAGTTGGCGCTGGGCATCAACTCGGGCTACAGCAAGAGGACGCTGCGGCACCTCCACCCCAACATCAAG GTGATGCGTCACCCAGACCACGTCTCCTCCGCCGTCTACCTGTGGGCGCATCACGAGAAGATCATCATCATCGACCAATCCGTGGCCTTCGTGAGCGGGATAGACCTGGCGTACGGACGCTGGGACGACAGGGAGCACCGGCTGACGGACGTCGGGAGCGTGACGCTTTCTCACCTGGAGCAG GcgagctccgcctcctccagTAACGCTGCCCCACCCAACGGCAGCGGCGCCGTTTCCCAGAGCAACGGGAAAAGCATTTTCACCGTGACGGACTCTGTGGACCAGCCCAAGCTGAAGAGTCaggggaggatgaagaggaccAAGTTCAGCATCAGGagacacctgcagaaacacggCCTGGCTCAGGTCGACAGCGACAGCGACCTGGAGACTGAAGAGA GTTGGTCCAACAGCGTCAGCAGCCAGCACGGTCTGATCCCCTGCAGGCCGGCCGAGCTGAGGGCGGCCGCTCCTCTGGGCCAGTGTCCGGCTG GTAGCGGCTCGGTGCGGACCGGGGTCGGAGAGCTGTTTGGAAACACACGCTTCTGGCACGGAAAAGATTACTGCAACTTCGTGTACAGGGACTGGATTCAGCTGGAAAAACCCTTCGATG ATTTCAtcgacagacacacaactccCAGAATGCCTTGGCACGACATCGCGTCGGTGGTTCACGGCAGCGCAGCTCGGGACGTGGCCAGACACTTCATCCAGCGGTGGAACTTCAccaag CTCGTGAAGCCGAAGTACCGCTCGCTGTCGTTCCCCTATCTGCTGCCCAAGTCTCACACCACAGCAGGAGAGCAGCGCTACCAAGTCCCCGACTGCATCCCCACCAGAGTACAG atccTCCGCTCGGCCTCAGACTGGTCCGCCGGCATCAAATACCACGAGGAGTCCATCCACAACGCCTACGTCCACGCCATCAAGAACAGCCAACACTTCGTCTACATCGAG AATCAGTTCTTCATCAGCTGCGCAGATAACCGGCACGTTTTCAACAAGATAGGCGACGCTATTGCCGAGCGAATCATCAGAGCGtacag GGAGGGTAAAAGATACCGAGTGTACGTGGTGACGCCTCTGCTGCCAGGCTTTGAAGGAGACATCAACACAGGGGGGGGCAGCGCCATCCAGGCTGTCATGCACTTCAactacag GACCATGAACCGAGGAGAACACTCCATCATCTCCCAGCTCCGGAAAGAGA TGGGAGACCAGTGGATGAACTACATCTCCATCGCTGGTCTGCGGACTCATGCCGAGCTGGAGGGGAAACTCGTCACCGAGCTCATCTACGTGCACAGCAAGATGCTCATCGCCGACGACAACACCGTCATCATCG GCTCGGCCAACATCAACGACCGGAGCATGCTGGGGAAGAGGGACAGCGAGGTTGCGGTGATCGTGGAGGACTCGGAGACGGTTGCCGCGGTGATGGACGGGCAGCCGTACCAGGCTGGGAGATACGGTCTGCAGCTGCGTCTCGAGTGCTTCAG GATGATCCTCGGCGCCTTCACAGACGCCTCCATCGACGTCTCAGATCCCATCAGCGACCACTTCTACAAGGAGGTCTGGATGGCCACCTGCGCTCGCAACGCCACCATCTACCAGAAG GTTTTCCGCTGTCTGCCATCCAGCGACGTGCGTAACATCCTGGAGCTGGAGGGCTACCTGGCGAAGGAAGGCCTGGAGAAGGAGGACCCGGCCCGAGCCCGCGAGGAGCTGAGGAAGATTCGCGGCTTCCTGGTCCAGTTTCCTCTTCAGTTCCTGTGTGAGCAAAACCTGCTTCCTCCCATCGGCTCCAAGGAGGCCATGGTGCCGATGGAGGTCTGGACCTGA